Genomic DNA from Hymenobacter jejuensis:
GCCTTTCTGGGCATACATCTCGAACACACCTTTAATGCCCAAGTTGTCGGATTCGGTAGCGCCCGAGGTGAAGATGATCTCCTTAGGGTCGCATTTAATCAGGGCAGCAATCTGTTCGCGGGCATAATCCACGGCTTCCTCAGCAGCCCAGCCAAACGGGTGGTTACGGGACGCGGCGTTGCCAAATACCTCGGTGAGGTATGGCATCATGGCTTCCAGAACGCGCGGGTCCAGCGGAGTAGTCGCGTTGTTATCGAAGTAAATAGGTAGCTTGAGCATGGCTCGGAGTTGGTAAATCAGCAGAAACCAAAGGAGAACGATTCTCCGGTAGAACACAAAAACCAGCGAACAGGTTTTACTTTGCTTTGCAAAAGTAGAAAGAATCCAAACAAGCCGCGCAACTTAGCGCGCCACTTCTCGCATGCTCACCAACTTAGAACACCTCGGCTTGGCCGTACAGGATCTTGAAGCAGCCACTGCGCTCTATACAACGCTACTCGGCGAACCGCCTTATAAACGCGAACATGTTGCCAGTGAGGGTGTTGACACAGTGTTTTTTAAAGTTGGCGGTTCCAAAATTGAGTTGCTAGCAGGCACAACGCCGGAGAGCGCCATCACAAAATATTTGGCCAAGAAAGGCGAGGGCATTCACCACGTCGCCTTCGAAGTAGCTGACATCCGAGTTACAATGGCGCGGTTGCGCGAGCAGGGGTTTGTGTTGCTCAACAAAGAACCTAAACGAGGCGCCGACAACAAGCTCGTATGCTTTGTGCACCCAAAGAGCGCGGCGGGCGTATTGGTAGAACTATGCCAGGAAATCGGGTAGGGAACGGCTCATTGTAGCTGTATTATATAACTGATTCATAATCAACTATATGACGCTTTTTCAGCAGGAAGTAGAAATGGCCGTAGATGCCTTGCTCATGCAGCAAGTTATTCTGTACCCGACCGATACGGTGTGGGGCTTAGGCTGTGATGCCGAAGTGCCGCGGGCGGTGGAGCGCTTGTATAAGCTGAAAGGCCGCCCGGAAGACAAGCCCAGCATCGTGCTGGTCGCTGACCTGGACATGATGCACCGATACGCTTCGGCAGTACCCGATGGGCTGGCTGAGTTGCTGGCTGCCCAGACGCGCCCTACCACTTATTTACTGCCGGCCTCGAAGCAAGTGGCTCCACTGCTTGTAGCGTCCGATGGCACCATCGGGCTGCGCATTGCACAGGATGAGTTTTGCCACAAAGTAGTGCGCCGACTGGGGCACGGCTTGGTATCTACCTCGGCCAACCTCAGCGGCAATCCAACGCCCGCTACCTACGCGCAAGTCGATCCGCTGATAATTAGAAAGGCAGATTACGTCGTGAGCTGGCGCCAAGACGATACCACAACCGTCGCGCCGTCGCGCGTAGTGCGCTTAGCCGCTGATGGAAGGCTGGAAGTAGTGCGGGAATAAACCTCTATGCTTTGCTAGTAGGATAAATAGGAGCGATGATGGGCAAGGCGATAAATCTCCCAAAATCGGAGTTCTTACCTTTGCGGCCGTTTGGCAATCCCTCGTCGCTCATGAAATCTCCGCAACTCCCTGATCTTCCGTTGTTCCAAACCATTGCCGAAGCCGCCGGCGAACTGGCGTATCCGGCTTATGTAATCGGTGGATTTGTGCGCGACTTAGCCCTGGAGCGACCTAGCAAAGACGTGGACGTTGTATGCGTGGGCGATGGTATTAAGCTTGCCCAAGCCGTGGGCCGAAAATTGCCCAACAAACCCCGCGTAACGGTTTTCAAAAACTTCGGGACGGCTATGCTGCCCACGCCGGAGGTCGAAATCGAATTTGTGGGCGCCCGCAAGGAAAGCTACCGCGCCGAGTCGCGTAAGCCCGAGGTAGAAGCGGGCACCTTGGAAGAAGACCTGGCCCGTAGGGACTTTACAATCAACGCGTTAGGGTTGAGCCTAAACCCGCAGGATTTTGGGGCGCTCGTCGATCGGTACGATGGCATGGGCGACTTACGGCGCAAAACCATTCGCACGCCCCTCGACCCGGATATTACGTTTTCCGACGATCCGTTGCGCATGATGCGCGCCATCCGGTTTGCCGCGCAACTCAATTTCGACATCGACCCCGATACCTACGACGCACTGGCTCGCAATAAGGAGCGCATCAAAATTGTATCGCAGGAGCGCATCACCGACGAGCTGAACAAGATCATTATGGCGCCGAAGCCAAGCTATGGCTTCAAATTGCTGTTTCAGTCGGGATTATTGCAGCTTATCTTCCCCAAGATGGCGCAACTCTACGGCGTCGAGCGGGTGGGGCAGCACGCCCACAAAGACAATTTCTACCACACTTTGCAAGTACTTGATAATGTGGTAGTTGCGGGCGGTGATCTGTGGCTGCGCTGGGCCGCCATCCTGCACGATATTGCCAAGCCGGCTACCAAACGCCTCGACCCAAAAATAGGCTGGACGTTTCATGGCCACGAAGACAAAGGCGCGCGGTGGGTTCCGCAGATTTTCACTGAGCTGAAGCTACCGCTGGGCGAAGAAATGCGCCAGGTGCAAAAGCTGGTTCGGCTGCACTTGCGGCCAATTGCGCTGGTAAAGGAAACCGTAACCGACTCAGCCGTAAGACGTTTGCTATTTGAGGCCGGTGACGAGATCGATCGGTTGATGACGCTGTGCCGCGCCGACATTACCAGCAAAGACCACAACCGGGTGCAGCGCTACCTGCGCAACTTCGACGTGGTGGAGCAAAAGCTGAAGGAGGTAGAGGAGAAAGACCACCTGCGCAACTTCAAGCCCGTGATTACGGGCGAAGTCATTATGGAAACGTTCGGCCTGAAACCTTCGCGTGAGGTAGGCGAACTCAAAGACGCATTGTTGGAAGCCATCCTCGACGGGAAGGTCCGAAACGAATTTGAGGAAGCCTTTGCCTTCCTGTTGCAGCTAGGAAAGGCAAAAGGGCTTCCTCCGGGTCAACCTTTCACTCACCAAAAGACCCAATAACTCGCGAATTGTTTAGAAAAGATGCCAGTCGGTACCGGTAGGTTGCCCGGCTGGCATCTTATTTTTTGTGACGGCAATTTACCCTTCAGCAGATGAGAGAATAATGAAGGGCGTGACAGGATTAATTGTTTGGCTCAATGCGCTTTACGCGTGACGAGCCCGAAACGTCGTTTTTTATGGTAGACGGGTTGCCGGCATACTCGACGTGGCTGGCTCCGCTCAGATCGGTGCGCAACTCATCCGAAACCCGTACCTGGGCCTGGCTCATGCCTGTGAGCTCTAGAGTGGTGCGCTGCGTTTGCAGGCCTAACGCCTGAATCTGGCAGGCGCCGGAGCCTTCGGCATGCAGCTCAGTGGCGCTGCCGCGGACATCGGTGTGGCAGGCGCCGCTCAAGTCGAGGTCGAGGCGTGGTACATCGACATTAAGCGTAGCGGAGCAGGCTCCGGATTGCTCTACAGAAAGCGACTCGCCGCTAAACCCGGCTACATCGGCGCGGCAGGCGCCGCTTAGGTCGAGGCCCCGGAGCGTAGGCAGCGTGACGCGCACCAATACAGGCTTGTTGTTGTGGGAAGAAAAGTTGAACCAAGAGCCCGTGTTACGCGGCCGGATGACCAGCTCTTCGCCGTTGGTATCAACGCGCAGGTTGCCTAGGTCGCGCTCGTCACCGGCGGCTTCGATTTTGAATTCGCTGCCTTGGCGTACATACACTCGGTAGGCGCCGTTGGCCTCGATGCGCTCAAATCCGTTGAGGTTGAAGCTGCGGCGGCCCGAACCGTAAGCGCCCAGATCGGTAGGAAAGCTGGTCTTTCCCAGGTCAATCTTCACGCTCACGTCGCCGTTTTCATCGTCGTCGGTGTTGACGTGCACATTGATGCCGTCGTTATCGTTCATGTCGACGTTCACATCGTCGCCGTCTTTGTCGTTTTTGTCGCGCATTTCCTCGGCTGTGCAATTGATGCACTCCAGTTGGTTGCCACGCAAACGGAACCGGCGGCTGGCGATATCCTCGGGGCGATGGTCATTTACAAATGACTCGCTATTAAGTAGATAGCTAAAGTTTTCACTCAAGCGGTAGGTTTTGTCTTTGGGCAAGTGCAGCACCAGCGACACCCGCTGATCGCGGAAGGTAGCGTTGGGCCGGAAGCGGTAGCTCTCGTCGAAGGTCAGCACCGAGTCGCGTTGCTGCACGCCGTAGGTGATGCTGTTGGCAGCCGATTGAATAGCTGCCTCTTCGGTAGCGCCGTTAGCCGATACTTCCTGCTCCATCCGGATCACTTGGCCGCTGTCGGCAGAGACCAAAGTGATGTTCGGACGGCTCATCGAGTTTTCAAAGTCCCGCATGGCCAGCATCACGGTAGGGTACGGCACCGGCGCAAAGCTGCGGGTGGTTGAGTACGTACCGCGGTCTTGAAAGTCGCGGCTGATGCGGGCGGCTGCAATGCTAGAGCCTACAACGCTCAGCAACCACAGGCCCAGCAGCGACAGACCCGCCGTGCGGCTCAGTACCGAGCGGCGTAGCAGCAGCCCGATGCCCAGCAGCAGCATGGCCAACGCAGGGATAGCAGCCGTAGCGTAGAAGGCGAAGAGCGCCCAGGTAGGCACGCTGTTCATGAACAGGTAAGGAGGGAAGGGGCCCGTGTGCACAAAGCCCTGCGACTCCGGTATCCAACCCAAGGCCACGCCCAGCGCGATGGTAAAGCCCAGCAGCATGGAGAAGCCAATGACAACGAGCAGAGCGCCGGCAGCCCAGCGAATCAGGTTGCCCAGAAAGTTGATCAAAGGCCGAACATTGCGGAACAGCTCTTCTAGAAAGGTGCCTACCGGGCGGTTGCTGGAAGGAACCGCGCCTGCCTCAAACGCATTGTTACGCAAGGAGTTATCTATTCCGGAGAGCGTAACGGCGTCGCCGCGCATGCGCATCTTATCGGATACGGTTTTGGCTTCGGGCAGCAAAATCCAGAGGATAATGTAGACCGGAATGGAGAAGCCGCCGGCAAAGATGAAGACGATGAACAGGATGCGAACCAATACTACGTCAACTTTGAAGTACGCTGCCAGGCCGGCCGAAACCCCACCGACTTTGCCGTTGTCGGTGTCGCGGTAAAGCTTTTTGAAGGTCGGATCTTCATCGGTGGGCGGCGTGTCGTAGCGCTTGGGCAGCGCAATCCAGAGGATGACGTAGGCCAACAGCACCAGACCAGCCAGGTCGAAATGCGTGTTGTCGAAGGGCGTCATGTGCCGGAACACGGGGTTGATGAAAAACAGAACCAGGAATCCTAACCGAATCCACAACGGATTGATAGAGAAGTACCTAGCAATGCCAGCGGCTACGCCCGCAATCTTGCGGTTGGCCATGTCGCGGTAGAGGCGACGGGGCTCGTCGGTGGCAGCGGTTGCCGAAGCAGCGCCGGTGGCCGAGGGGCCACTGCCCGTGCCGCTGCTATAGGTGTAGCTGCCGGCAGCGGTGCCAGCGGCTACGGCCGAAGCCAGGGTTTCTTCGTCGTCTTCGGCATCGTCGGCCGATTGGAAGTCGCTGACGCGGCCCATTTTGGCCACCATTTCCTCTACGTCTTCCAGCGTGATGACTTGCTTGGTGCTGGACAGGCGCATCGAAAACAGCTCGGCGATGCGGCTTTCGATATCGGCCACAATCTCTTCGTGGCCACGGTAGCCAGAAAAATGAGCCTTCACTTCAGCCAGGTAGCGGCTAAGGATTTCGTAGCCATCCTCTTCGATGTGGAAGATGATGCCCTGAAGGTTGATGCTGATGTTCTTTTTCATCGTGGATGCTGCAACTATTCGGGAAAAACTCGGTGAGAACTGGCGGTCTGCTTACAGCAACTCCACAGTTCCGCTACCATTGGAGTGAGGTTTCTGGCGGATGATGCGGATCGAGTCCTGCACTTCTTCCCAGGTGAG
This window encodes:
- the mce gene encoding methylmalonyl-CoA epimerase, whose translation is MLTNLEHLGLAVQDLEAATALYTTLLGEPPYKREHVASEGVDTVFFKVGGSKIELLAGTTPESAITKYLAKKGEGIHHVAFEVADIRVTMARLREQGFVLLNKEPKRGADNKLVCFVHPKSAAGVLVELCQEIG
- a CDS encoding L-threonylcarbamoyladenylate synthase; translated protein: MTLFQQEVEMAVDALLMQQVILYPTDTVWGLGCDAEVPRAVERLYKLKGRPEDKPSIVLVADLDMMHRYASAVPDGLAELLAAQTRPTTYLLPASKQVAPLLVASDGTIGLRIAQDEFCHKVVRRLGHGLVSTSANLSGNPTPATYAQVDPLIIRKADYVVSWRQDDTTTVAPSRVVRLAADGRLEVVRE
- a CDS encoding CCA tRNA nucleotidyltransferase, which codes for MKSPQLPDLPLFQTIAEAAGELAYPAYVIGGFVRDLALERPSKDVDVVCVGDGIKLAQAVGRKLPNKPRVTVFKNFGTAMLPTPEVEIEFVGARKESYRAESRKPEVEAGTLEEDLARRDFTINALGLSLNPQDFGALVDRYDGMGDLRRKTIRTPLDPDITFSDDPLRMMRAIRFAAQLNFDIDPDTYDALARNKERIKIVSQERITDELNKIIMAPKPSYGFKLLFQSGLLQLIFPKMAQLYGVERVGQHAHKDNFYHTLQVLDNVVVAGGDLWLRWAAILHDIAKPATKRLDPKIGWTFHGHEDKGARWVPQIFTELKLPLGEEMRQVQKLVRLHLRPIALVKETVTDSAVRRLLFEAGDEIDRLMTLCRADITSKDHNRVQRYLRNFDVVEQKLKEVEEKDHLRNFKPVITGEVIMETFGLKPSREVGELKDALLEAILDGKVRNEFEEAFAFLLQLGKAKGLPPGQPFTHQKTQ
- a CDS encoding PspC domain-containing protein: MKKNISINLQGIIFHIEEDGYEILSRYLAEVKAHFSGYRGHEEIVADIESRIAELFSMRLSSTKQVITLEDVEEMVAKMGRVSDFQSADDAEDDEETLASAVAAGTAAGSYTYSSGTGSGPSATGAASATAATDEPRRLYRDMANRKIAGVAAGIARYFSINPLWIRLGFLVLFFINPVFRHMTPFDNTHFDLAGLVLLAYVILWIALPKRYDTPPTDEDPTFKKLYRDTDNGKVGGVSAGLAAYFKVDVVLVRILFIVFIFAGGFSIPVYIILWILLPEAKTVSDKMRMRGDAVTLSGIDNSLRNNAFEAGAVPSSNRPVGTFLEELFRNVRPLINFLGNLIRWAAGALLVVIGFSMLLGFTIALGVALGWIPESQGFVHTGPFPPYLFMNSVPTWALFAFYATAAIPALAMLLLGIGLLLRRSVLSRTAGLSLLGLWLLSVVGSSIAAARISRDFQDRGTYSTTRSFAPVPYPTVMLAMRDFENSMSRPNITLVSADSGQVIRMEQEVSANGATEEAAIQSAANSITYGVQQRDSVLTFDESYRFRPNATFRDQRVSLVLHLPKDKTYRLSENFSYLLNSESFVNDHRPEDIASRRFRLRGNQLECINCTAEEMRDKNDKDGDDVNVDMNDNDGINVHVNTDDDENGDVSVKIDLGKTSFPTDLGAYGSGRRSFNLNGFERIEANGAYRVYVRQGSEFKIEAAGDERDLGNLRVDTNGEELVIRPRNTGSWFNFSSHNNKPVLVRVTLPTLRGLDLSGACRADVAGFSGESLSVEQSGACSATLNVDVPRLDLDLSGACHTDVRGSATELHAEGSGACQIQALGLQTQRTTLELTGMSQAQVRVSDELRTDLSGASHVEYAGNPSTIKNDVSGSSRVKRIEPNN